A window from Gossypium raimondii isolate GPD5lz chromosome 7, ASM2569854v1, whole genome shotgun sequence encodes these proteins:
- the LOC105792445 gene encoding uncharacterized protein LOC105792445: protein MAATIAARSSFLRPVLRTATASRISFSVPNSSLRSTSTRPSTRLSPRLVRRELSTLQPVHSAVASACLVSKLPRDANNCAEGRFANYLIPI from the exons ATGGCAGCTACAATTGCAGCAAGATCTTCATTTCTTCGTCCAGTCTTAAGAACAGCAACAGCATCAAGAATCTCATTTTCGGTTCCCAATTCTTCACTTCGTTCCACTTCCACTCGTCCTTCTACCCGCCTTTCTcc AAGGTTGGTTCGACGAGAACTGAGCACTCTTCAACCGGTTCACAGTGCGGTTGCATCGGCTTGCCTTGTTTCCAAGCTTCCCCGTGATGCCAACAATTGTGCTGAAG GTCGATTTGCTAACTATCTTATTCCCATCTAA